One Dromiciops gliroides isolate mDroGli1 chromosome 3, mDroGli1.pri, whole genome shotgun sequence DNA segment encodes these proteins:
- the HPX gene encoding hemopexin gives MTRALGILIVLGLYWALALAHPLVSQLQTGTEVGNGTELHPDEIGRCSEDWGFDAVTLDDSGNMIFFKGESVWKNHNGSRELISETWPEVGFPVDAAFRLHHKTRPELHDGVYLIKGDQVWLYIAGKLKTGYPRLLQKEFPGVPSPLDATVECHPGECQEEGILFFQGNGTWFLDLSTGKVKKRPWHNLNCSSALRWLGRYYCFQGSQFLRFDPARGEVPPHYPRDVRDYFMSCPGRGHGRRNGSVTPCSPDVVFSAFVSDDHGAMYGFKGSHYWRLDSRRDGWHSWPIAHHWPQGPSSVDAAFSWEKKLYLIEGTQIYIFLTDGGNRLVEGYPRKLQKELGSPYGINLDTVDAAFTCPGSSQLYIISGRVMWQLDLKLGGQDPWTEFLIPHNHVDGALCRPNELYLISGSNAYRYRDVEELKSAKTSPPPRSVASSFLGCRQ, from the exons ATGACCAGGGCCCTGGGAATATTGATAGTACTGGGCCTGTACTGGGCTTTGGCACTTGCTCACCCACT GGTCTCCCAGCTGCAGACAGGAACCGAAGTGGGAAATGGAACAGAATTGCACCCAGATGAGATTG GCCGTTGTTCTGAGGACTGGGGTTTTGATGCAGTAaccttggatgactctggaaacATGATTTTCTTCAAAG GTGAATCTGTATGGAAGAATCACAATGGATCCCGGGAGCTGATCTCAGAAACCTGGCCAGAGGTCGGGTTCCCTGTGGATGCTGCCTTCCGTCTGCACCACAAGACCAGGCCTGAGCTCCATGATGGTGTATATTTGATCAAG GGTGATCAAGTCTGGTTATACATCGCTGGCAAGTTGAAGACTGGGTACCCGAGACTCCTCCAGAAAGAATTCCCTGGAGTCCCATCCCCACTGGATGCAACTGTGGAGTGCCACCCTGGGGAGTGCCAGGAGGAGGGGATCCTCTTCTTCCAAG GTAATGGGACATGGTTCTTGGACCTGAGCACTGGAAAGGTAAAGAAACGGCCTTGGCACAATCTGAATTGCTCTTCAGCCCTACGCTGGCTCGGCCGCTATTACTGCTTCCAGGGCAGCCAGTTCCTACGCTTTGACCCTGCAAGAGGAGAGGTGCCCCCGCATTACCCCCGTGATGTCCGAGATTACTTCATGAGCTGCCCTGGGAGAG GTCATGGACGAAGGAACGGATCTGTCACCCCTTGTAGCCCAGATGTGGTGTTCTCTGCTTTTGTTTCTGATGACCACGGTGCTATGTATGGCTTTAAAG GTTCCCATTACTGGCGTCTGGACTCAAGGAGAGATGGCTGGCACAGTTGGCCCATTGCCCACCACTGGCCACAGGGACCCTCAAGTGTGGATGCTGCCTTTTCTTGGGAGAAAAAGCTCTATCTGATTGAG GGCACCCAGATCTACATCTTCCTGACAGATGGGGGCAACCGCCTGGTGGAGGGATATCCTCGCAAGTTGCAAAAAGAACTGGGAAGCCCCTATGGGATCAACCTTGATACTGTAGATGCTGCCTTCACTTGCCCTGGCTCATCTCAGCTCTACATTATCTCTG GAAGAGTCATGTGGCAGCTTGACCTCAAGCTGGGTGGACAGGACCCATGGACGGAGTTTTTGATACCCCATAACCATGTGGATGGGGCTTTGTGCAGACCAAATGAGCTCTACTTGATCAGTGGCTCCAATGCATACCGTTACCGAGATGTTGAGGAACTCAAGAGTGCTAAAACCTCCCCTCCACCCCGGAGTGTGGCCTCCAGCTTCCTGGGCTGCAGACAATAA